The following proteins are encoded in a genomic region of Lachnospiraceae bacterium KM106-2:
- a CDS encoding microsomal dipeptidase, translated as MKIIDMHCDTIGEIYYDWKKGKKTSLSSNDYHIDLAKMKQGGYLLQNFALFVDQEKTDDPYRTCKEMISCYEQLMKENEEEIAPVYCFEDISKNECEGRLSGLLTVEGGEAIAGNLDHLDEFYEKGVRMMTLTWNYKNQIGYPNSDLKNPAHIDTENGLTPFGFDLVKYMEQKKMIIDVSHGSDRLFYDVLASTNKPFVASHSNARSLCGHGRNLTDEMVRKLSERGGVIGVNFFPYFLVDGEQPFGSVERIIAHMQHLYQVGGIDCVGLGTDFDGIPRENLELENASYMPKLLQQMQKAGFHESEVDKITGENVLRLYKECL; from the coding sequence ATGAAAATTATAGATATGCATTGCGATACGATCGGAGAAATATATTATGACTGGAAGAAGGGAAAAAAGACCTCTCTTTCTTCAAATGATTATCACATTGATCTTGCTAAGATGAAGCAGGGTGGTTATCTACTGCAAAATTTTGCTTTGTTCGTTGATCAAGAGAAAACGGATGATCCTTATCGGACATGCAAAGAGATGATTTCTTGCTATGAGCAGCTAATGAAGGAGAATGAAGAGGAGATAGCTCCTGTTTATTGCTTTGAAGACATTAGTAAAAATGAGTGTGAGGGCCGCTTAAGTGGGCTACTAACGGTAGAGGGAGGAGAAGCGATCGCAGGGAACTTAGATCATCTTGATGAGTTTTATGAAAAAGGCGTTCGTATGATGACTCTTACTTGGAATTATAAGAATCAGATCGGTTATCCTAATTCGGATTTAAAGAATCCGGCTCATATTGATACAGAGAATGGATTGACTCCATTTGGTTTTGATCTGGTGAAATATATGGAACAAAAAAAGATGATCATCGATGTATCCCATGGTTCTGATCGTCTATTTTATGATGTCCTTGCATCAACGAATAAGCCATTTGTAGCCAGTCACTCGAATGCGAGATCACTATGCGGCCATGGTCGTAATCTTACGGATGAGATGGTACGCAAACTATCAGAGCGAGGTGGAGTGATCGGAGTTAACTTTTTCCCTTACTTTTTAGTAGATGGAGAGCAGCCGTTTGGTTCGGTTGAACGAATTATTGCTCATATGCAGCATCTATATCAGGTTGGTGGAATTGATTGTGTAGGATTGGGAACCGACTTTGATGGAATTCCTAGAGAGAATCTGGAGTTAGAAAATGCATCCTATATGCCGAAGTTGCTACAACAAATGCAAAAGGCAGGATTCCATGAAAGTGAGGTCGATAAGATTACAGGAGAAAATGTCCTTCGTTTATACAAAGAATGCCTCTAA
- a CDS encoding rubrerythrin, with the protein MSNLEFVVTNQLGLAKDNEEMRSALGAQFAGETAEVGLYLAMARVAQFQGYPEIADVLKLIACEEADHAAQYAMLTGRVTDCTKTNMTNMMKGEVAANKMKSELAQQAKGSGLEELYTFIDQAARDEARHASMLEGMINRIS; encoded by the coding sequence ATGAGTAATTTAGAATTTGTTGTAACGAATCAACTAGGATTAGCCAAAGATAACGAAGAGATGAGATCCGCTTTAGGTGCCCAATTTGCAGGGGAAACTGCAGAAGTCGGTCTTTATCTAGCTATGGCAAGAGTCGCTCAATTTCAAGGTTATCCTGAAATTGCTGATGTATTGAAATTGATCGCTTGTGAAGAAGCCGATCATGCTGCTCAATATGCAATGCTTACCGGCCGTGTTACAGATTGTACGAAAACGAATATGACCAATATGATGAAAGGTGAAGTAGCTGCAAACAAGATGAAATCAGAACTGGCACAACAGGCTAAAGGTTCTGGTCTAGAGGAACTATATACGTTTATTGATCAAGCTGCCCGCGATGAAGCTAGACATGCATCTATGTTAGAAGGAATGATCAATCGTATCTCATAA
- a CDS encoding LSU ribosomal protein L25p encodes MNTLNAEKRDLKVKAKKLRREGYVTGNLFGRKLEASIPVKMDKRSVAQLLNHAKKGNEIKLVVDGQDYLVLLKDIQYNPFAKGIDEIDFQALVSNEKVHTTAEIVYLNEEMVTTGVLQINISEISYKAYPAALVDEVKVDVGSLKLDDVLRVKDLDIAKNKDIELMTDPETVVASVLAPEHNVSDDEEEEA; translated from the coding sequence ATGAATACTTTAAACGCTGAGAAAAGAGACTTAAAAGTCAAGGCAAAAAAATTAAGAAGAGAGGGTTATGTAACTGGAAATCTATTTGGCCGTAAACTTGAAGCATCAATACCAGTTAAAATGGACAAGAGATCAGTTGCACAATTACTGAATCATGCTAAAAAGGGTAATGAGATCAAGCTTGTTGTAGATGGTCAAGATTACTTAGTATTACTTAAGGATATTCAGTATAATCCATTTGCAAAGGGCATTGATGAGATTGATTTTCAGGCACTTGTTAGCAATGAAAAGGTACATACTACTGCTGAAATCGTTTACTTAAATGAGGAAATGGTTACTACAGGCGTATTACAAATTAACATATCAGAAATTTCTTATAAAGCTTATCCAGCAGCACTTGTTGATGAAGTCAAAGTTGATGTAGGATCCTTAAAGCTTGATGATGTTCTAAGAGTAAAAGACTTAGATATCGCAAAGAATAAGGATATCGAATTAATGACTGACCCAGAAACAGTTGTAGCTTCTGTTCTTGCTCCAGAACATAATGTATCCGATGATGAGGAAGAAGAAGCATAA
- a CDS encoding transcriptional regulator, LysR family, which produces MDLKQLSYFITVVEEGNISLAAKKLHMSQPPLSTQMKLLEEELECTLFERGSRKIVLTEAGRILYHKALSMMSMAKQTKKQIKDYNDGTTGVLRIGVISSVSSTIFADYIKGFHDQYPGVTYEITEANTYELLEQIQTDLLEFAIIRTPFHGHNLHCEYLNLESMLAIGKQEAFSFTDGDTMNLQELASYPLIYYRRWESILEETFQNNNLNPTVLCVNDDARTTAYLAQTGLGVGIIPESAFPLIQTEGCVAKKISDDALLSRIAVVYHDNTYLSTIAKNFITFIVSLYDH; this is translated from the coding sequence ATGGATTTAAAGCAATTGTCTTATTTTATCACGGTTGTGGAAGAAGGTAATATCTCCCTAGCCGCTAAAAAATTACATATGTCACAGCCTCCGCTCTCTACTCAGATGAAACTATTAGAGGAAGAATTAGAATGCACTCTCTTTGAACGCGGTTCCAGAAAGATCGTTTTAACCGAAGCCGGCCGTATTCTATATCATAAAGCACTTTCTATGATGAGTATGGCAAAACAGACGAAAAAGCAGATTAAAGACTATAATGATGGAACGACAGGAGTTTTACGAATCGGCGTCATCTCCAGTGTCAGCAGCACGATCTTCGCTGATTATATTAAAGGATTTCATGACCAATATCCTGGCGTAACCTATGAAATTACAGAAGCCAATACCTACGAACTACTAGAACAGATTCAAACGGATCTCTTGGAATTTGCGATCATTCGTACTCCATTCCATGGACATAATCTCCATTGTGAGTATTTAAATCTAGAATCTATGTTAGCCATTGGCAAACAAGAAGCCTTCTCCTTTACAGATGGTGATACGATGAACTTACAAGAGCTCGCCTCTTATCCCCTTATTTACTATCGTCGCTGGGAGAGCATCTTAGAAGAAACGTTTCAGAATAATAATCTCAATCCAACGGTTCTATGTGTAAATGATGATGCCAGAACAACCGCTTATTTAGCTCAAACCGGCCTTGGCGTTGGTATCATACCTGAGAGTGCCTTTCCTCTGATCCAGACAGAAGGCTGCGTGGCAAAAAAAATTAGCGATGATGCACTCCTATCCCGTATCGCCGTTGTCTATCACGACAATACGTATTTGTCCACCATCGCTAAAAATTTTATTACTTTTATTGTATCGTTGTATGATCACTAA
- a CDS encoding RNA polymerase sigma-70 factor, ECF subfamily yields the protein MTSLPMELVIRAKKGEKEAFNSLYALVYEKLYKLAYYVLQNEQDAMDVLGDAMLNVYESIGQLRKEEACYGWMCKILINECNKKIRHYKRREVPLELVEELPDRIADVEGAADVKEALRKLSYEERLIVIMSAVEGYKGDEIARMLHLKHSTVRSKYRRSINKLQHLMEGEA from the coding sequence ATGACTAGCTTACCAATGGAACTTGTTATAAGGGCGAAGAAGGGTGAAAAAGAGGCGTTTAATAGTTTATATGCACTTGTGTATGAAAAGCTTTATAAATTAGCGTATTATGTGTTACAAAATGAGCAGGATGCGATGGACGTATTAGGTGATGCGATGTTAAACGTGTATGAATCAATCGGACAATTACGAAAGGAAGAAGCTTGCTATGGGTGGATGTGCAAGATATTGATCAATGAATGTAATAAAAAGATCAGACACTATAAACGAAGAGAGGTTCCTCTAGAACTGGTTGAGGAATTACCAGACCGCATTGCTGATGTAGAGGGAGCAGCAGATGTGAAAGAGGCGCTTAGAAAACTATCTTACGAGGAGCGTCTGATCGTGATCATGAGTGCGGTAGAAGGTTATAAAGGTGATGAGATCGCTCGGATGTTGCATCTTAAGCACAGCACAGTGCGAAGCAAATATCGGCGGTCGATCAATAAACTACAACATTTGATGGAAGGGGAGGCATAA
- a CDS encoding lipid A export ATP-binding/permease protein MsbA produces MNKPTYRKILKYVKKYWLFVIFSIVTAAATVALTLYVPILTGRAIDHILGKGNVDFTVIISILKQIAIVLVFTAIFQWIMNMCNNKITYHVVKDIRQDAFRKLESLPLKYMDEHSYGEIVSRIITDADQFADGLLMGFTQLFTGVITILGTLIFMLTVNRVITLVVVLITPISLFVARFIAKKTYDMFKLQSEIRGEETGFIDEMIGNQKVVQAYGQEEKLQKKFYEINGRLEKASLRATFFSSITNPSTRFVNSLVYTGVGFVGALSVVNGMLSVGQLSCFLSYASQYTKPFNEISGVMTELQNAFACAARIIELIEEEPQTPEPDHPISLQDVDGRVELSHVDFSYSPEQKLIEDFSLNVKSGQRIAIVGPTGCGKTTLINLLMRFYDVNGGKIEVSGVPIKETTRKSLRTSYGMVLQETWLKTGTIRENIAMGLPNASMEEIINAAKLSHAHSFIKRLPKGYETVVTEDGDTLSQGQKQLLCITRVMLCLPPMLILDEATSSIDTRTEIKIQQAFNHMMQGRTSFIVAHRLSTIKEADIILVMNAGKIIEQGNHETLLKKDGFYANLYHSQFK; encoded by the coding sequence ATGAATAAGCCAACGTATCGTAAAATATTAAAGTATGTAAAGAAATATTGGCTTTTTGTCATCTTTAGTATTGTTACGGCAGCAGCCACGGTTGCCCTGACTTTGTATGTCCCGATCTTGACTGGTAGAGCCATCGATCATATTCTTGGAAAAGGGAATGTCGATTTTACAGTAATAATCTCTATCTTAAAGCAGATAGCGATCGTTCTTGTATTCACTGCAATCTTTCAATGGATCATGAATATGTGTAATAACAAGATAACGTATCATGTAGTCAAAGATATACGACAAGATGCATTTCGCAAGCTTGAAAGTCTTCCGTTAAAATATATGGATGAGCATTCTTATGGAGAGATTGTCAGTCGTATCATTACCGATGCGGATCAGTTCGCAGATGGATTATTGATGGGATTCACACAGTTATTCACCGGTGTTATCACTATACTTGGTACTTTAATATTTATGCTTACGGTAAATCGAGTAATCACTTTGGTTGTTGTATTGATTACACCGATTTCGCTATTTGTAGCGAGATTTATCGCAAAGAAGACCTATGATATGTTTAAACTTCAATCGGAGATTCGGGGAGAAGAAACCGGATTTATCGATGAGATGATTGGAAATCAGAAGGTAGTCCAAGCATATGGACAGGAAGAGAAACTTCAGAAAAAGTTTTATGAGATCAATGGAAGATTAGAGAAAGCTTCCTTGCGAGCAACTTTCTTCTCATCGATCACAAACCCATCTACCCGCTTTGTTAATAGTCTCGTTTATACGGGAGTTGGATTTGTAGGAGCGTTATCCGTTGTAAATGGAATGCTTTCTGTTGGTCAGTTGTCTTGCTTTTTATCTTATGCAAGCCAGTATACGAAACCATTTAATGAGATTTCCGGAGTTATGACTGAATTGCAAAATGCATTTGCTTGTGCAGCTCGAATTATAGAATTAATTGAAGAAGAACCACAAACACCAGAGCCAGATCATCCAATTTCACTTCAAGATGTAGATGGACGTGTCGAACTTAGTCATGTGGATTTCTCTTATTCACCAGAACAGAAATTAATCGAGGATTTTAGTCTAAATGTAAAGAGTGGACAACGAATTGCCATTGTAGGACCGACTGGCTGCGGCAAAACAACTTTGATCAATTTACTAATGCGTTTTTATGACGTGAATGGCGGTAAGATTGAAGTGAGTGGAGTACCGATTAAAGAAACAACGAGAAAGAGTCTTCGAACGAGTTATGGTATGGTGTTACAAGAGACTTGGCTTAAGACAGGAACAATTCGTGAGAACATTGCAATGGGTTTGCCAAATGCTTCAATGGAGGAAATCATCAATGCAGCCAAACTAAGTCATGCACATAGTTTTATTAAGCGATTACCAAAAGGCTATGAAACAGTTGTTACCGAAGATGGAGATACCCTTTCTCAAGGTCAGAAACAATTACTGTGTATCACTCGTGTTATGTTATGTCTTCCTCCAATGTTGATCTTGGACGAGGCAACTTCTTCAATTGATACCAGAACAGAAATAAAGATCCAGCAGGCATTTAATCATATGATGCAGGGGCGCACTAGCTTTATCGTTGCACATAGATTGTCAACCATAAAGGAAGCCGATATTATTCTGGTAATGAATGCAGGAAAAATCATCGAACAAGGAAATCACGAAACATTGTTGAAAAAAGATGGATTTTATGCTAACCTATATCATAGTCAGTTTAAATAG
- a CDS encoding methyl-accepting chemotaxis protein — protein MKRLHKINVIAIAIGGVALSASVLVQDVTTDYKLKVIGVMLATLALLIGIYFIQFNDELKGAINCLVFAYATLLLSAMQHGNSRTFIASFLAIGMVVIYFNRRITLIFSIGYLSVALLCGICFPYIIDGSNYETGSIATKIITYFALCFIIYNASGRAEQLMNQVKDQLKVSEESERKVREANELVMKGVNQLSKSIDESTNQLEELEEQSASVSEAATQMNQVIDATTNSIISVNESLTKYSKQTEDNYESAKALKTSFGEVINLVNSGNEDGNAVKQSMDDIENTIHTAKSSTDELLDEMSKISTILDEINAISKQTNLLSLNASIEAARAGEHGKGFAVVASEIGSLSSQSKEASDKVNAILSSLQSVVSVVADKVTHGAISVETGTNQLNALIESLNQIKETADTSQNHVDRQFKSIETMKEETIVMQEEIHNVVSMSEENTAMIESISQSVKEQAGAITVVSKQIRDIDEVAKSLETNINE, from the coding sequence ATGAAAAGGCTTCATAAGATTAATGTAATTGCTATAGCAATTGGAGGCGTAGCGTTAAGTGCCTCTGTACTTGTGCAAGATGTCACGACAGATTATAAGCTTAAAGTAATAGGTGTTATGTTAGCGACACTAGCACTATTGATAGGAATCTATTTTATTCAATTCAACGATGAATTAAAAGGAGCAATTAATTGTTTGGTCTTTGCATATGCGACGCTTCTTTTATCAGCGATGCAGCATGGAAACTCAAGAACGTTTATTGCCAGTTTTCTTGCGATCGGTATGGTTGTAATCTATTTTAATCGCAGGATCACATTGATCTTTTCTATCGGCTATCTATCGGTTGCGCTTCTTTGTGGAATCTGTTTTCCTTACATTATTGATGGAAGTAACTATGAGACAGGATCTATTGCAACAAAGATAATCACTTATTTTGCACTTTGCTTTATTATATACAATGCGTCTGGTAGAGCGGAGCAGCTGATGAATCAGGTTAAGGATCAATTAAAGGTTTCAGAAGAATCAGAACGTAAAGTTCGAGAAGCCAATGAATTGGTTATGAAAGGTGTTAATCAATTGAGTAAATCAATTGATGAAAGTACAAATCAATTAGAAGAATTAGAAGAACAATCAGCATCTGTTTCAGAAGCAGCAACACAGATGAATCAAGTTATTGATGCGACAACGAATTCCATTATATCTGTAAATGAATCATTAACGAAATACTCTAAACAGACAGAAGATAATTATGAATCTGCCAAAGCATTAAAGACTAGTTTTGGAGAAGTGATCAACCTTGTTAACTCAGGAAATGAGGATGGAAATGCTGTAAAACAAAGTATGGATGATATTGAGAATACGATCCACACGGCAAAGAGTTCTACTGATGAGTTGTTAGATGAGATGTCTAAGATCAGTACGATCTTAGATGAAATCAATGCAATTTCAAAACAGACGAATTTACTATCTTTAAATGCGTCTATTGAAGCAGCAAGAGCAGGAGAGCATGGAAAAGGATTTGCAGTTGTAGCGTCAGAGATTGGTAGCTTATCTAGCCAAAGTAAAGAAGCTTCTGATAAGGTAAATGCAATTTTATCGAGTCTTCAATCTGTTGTTAGTGTAGTAGCTGATAAGGTAACGCACGGAGCTATCTCTGTAGAAACAGGAACTAATCAGTTAAATGCTTTGATCGAAAGTTTGAATCAGATCAAAGAGACTGCAGACACTTCACAAAATCATGTGGATAGACAATTTAAATCGATTGAAACGATGAAGGAAGAAACCATTGTAATGCAAGAAGAGATACATAACGTAGTATCGATGTCAGAAGAGAACACGGCTATGATCGAATCAATCTCTCAATCAGTGAAAGAACAAGCTGGGGCGATTACGGTGGTATCAAAACAAATTCGAGATATTGATGAAGTTGCAAAGAGTTTAGAAACGAATATCAATGAATAA
- a CDS encoding lipid A export ATP-binding/permease protein MsbA: protein MSKLLVYLKDYKRESVLGPFFKLLEALFELFVPIVMASIIDVGIAKRDTSHIYRMCGLMILLGIIGLVCSITAQYFAAKAATGFGTQLRNALFTHIQTLSFSKMDVVGTSTMITRMTSDINQVQSGVNLVLRLFLRSPFIVMGAMIMAFTIDVKAALIFVVIIPILSIVVFGIMFASIPLYKKVQGSLDRVLNTVRENLTGVRVIRAFAKEEQEMERFDHDNEELTKIQMYVGRISALMNPFTYIIINSGIIALVWVGALRVDGGYLTQGAIVALVNYMSQILVELIKLANLIISVNKAVACGNRVQDIFEIHSDIVDDAKEHEEREDAPAVTFDQVCLTYEGAGDESLHDINFKAMRGQTIGIIGGTGSGKSSLINLIPRFYEATKGEIRINGVSLKDYSIEELRAKIGVVLQKSVLFKGTIKENLLWGNESASDEELHEAIVKAQAKEFVEQKENGIDTLIEQSGRNLSGGQKQRLTIARALVRKPEILILDDSTSALDFATDAALREQLRKMSDQMTVFLVSQRASSIQYADQILVLDDGELVGSGTHEELLSNCSVYQEIYYSQFEKEVATNE, encoded by the coding sequence GTGTCGAAACTATTAGTATATTTAAAAGATTATAAGAGAGAAAGTGTTTTAGGGCCATTTTTTAAACTTTTGGAAGCTTTATTTGAGTTATTTGTTCCAATCGTAATGGCTTCTATTATTGACGTGGGGATAGCAAAGCGAGATACTTCTCATATTTATCGTATGTGTGGCTTGATGATCTTACTAGGCATCATAGGTCTGGTTTGCTCCATTACAGCACAATATTTTGCAGCGAAGGCAGCCACGGGATTTGGTACCCAATTAAGAAATGCCTTATTCACTCATATTCAGACACTATCATTTTCAAAGATGGATGTGGTTGGAACTTCAACAATGATCACAAGGATGACCAGTGATATTAATCAAGTGCAATCAGGCGTTAATTTAGTACTTCGTTTGTTCTTACGCTCACCATTTATCGTTATGGGAGCTATGATCATGGCATTTACCATTGATGTAAAAGCGGCATTGATCTTTGTTGTTATCATACCGATCTTGTCGATCGTAGTCTTTGGTATTATGTTTGCAAGTATTCCGTTATACAAGAAAGTACAAGGAAGTTTAGATCGTGTTCTGAATACAGTAAGAGAAAACTTGACCGGAGTTCGTGTCATCCGTGCGTTTGCAAAAGAAGAGCAGGAAATGGAACGATTCGATCACGATAATGAAGAATTGACCAAAATTCAGATGTATGTAGGACGAATTTCTGCCTTAATGAATCCTTTTACTTATATTATTATTAATTCTGGAATTATCGCTTTAGTATGGGTCGGTGCGCTACGTGTCGATGGAGGATATTTAACGCAAGGGGCAATTGTGGCATTAGTCAACTATATGTCGCAGATCTTGGTAGAGTTGATCAAACTAGCTAACTTGATCATTTCCGTAAATAAAGCGGTTGCTTGTGGTAATCGTGTTCAGGATATCTTTGAGATCCATTCTGATATCGTTGATGATGCGAAAGAACATGAAGAAAGAGAAGATGCACCTGCTGTTACATTTGATCAAGTGTGTCTGACTTATGAAGGAGCAGGAGATGAATCCTTGCATGATATTAACTTTAAGGCAATGCGTGGACAGACCATCGGTATTATCGGGGGAACCGGCTCAGGTAAATCATCGTTAATCAATTTGATCCCTCGTTTTTATGAGGCGACAAAAGGAGAAATTCGTATCAATGGCGTAAGTTTAAAAGATTATTCCATTGAAGAGCTAAGAGCAAAGATAGGAGTTGTCCTTCAGAAATCAGTCTTATTCAAGGGGACGATCAAAGAAAATCTATTGTGGGGAAATGAGTCTGCTTCAGATGAAGAACTTCATGAGGCAATTGTGAAGGCGCAAGCGAAAGAATTTGTAGAACAAAAGGAAAATGGAATTGATACACTGATCGAACAAAGTGGAAGAAACCTATCCGGTGGTCAGAAGCAGAGATTAACCATTGCAAGAGCATTAGTTCGAAAACCAGAAATACTGATCTTAGATGATAGTACGTCCGCACTTGATTTTGCTACGGATGCGGCACTTCGAGAACAACTTAGAAAGATGTCGGATCAGATGACTGTTTTCTTGGTATCCCAAAGAGCATCTTCCATCCAATATGCGGATCAGATCTTAGTGCTGGATGATGGAGAGTTAGTAGGAAGCGGGACGCATGAAGAACTCTTATCAAATTGTTCGGTATATCAAGAAATCTACTACTCTCAATTTGAGAAGGAGGTGGCAACAAATGAATAA
- a CDS encoding 2,4-dienoyl-CoA reductase [NADPH], producing MRTITKTIEVNGVEFKNRLVMPPMATSKTVDGVVTQELLDYYDEKSKGGYFALIISEHSYVNHQGKADAGQVSASRDSDVEGLRKIVDVIHKNGSKVIAQINHAGAAAPYSVTGMPCISASAVSNVGLLKRNDAVPEEMTQEQIDQIISDFAMAARRVKEAGFDGVEIHSAHGYLLNQFYSPLVNKRNDAYTGSTLEGRLRIHHEIIDAVRKEVGEDYIVALRLGGCDYMEGGSTIQDSVEASKLFEEWGVNLLDISGGMGGFILPGHNEPGYFSEMTEAIKKQVSIPVILTGGITDIKDADRLLENNKADLIGVGRAVFKDSKWAEKNFAEIG from the coding sequence GTGAGAACTATTACAAAAACAATAGAAGTCAATGGTGTAGAATTTAAAAATCGTTTGGTAATGCCTCCGATGGCAACATCCAAAACAGTAGACGGTGTCGTAACACAGGAATTATTGGACTATTATGATGAAAAATCAAAAGGTGGTTACTTCGCTCTAATTATCTCTGAACATAGCTATGTAAATCATCAGGGAAAAGCAGATGCAGGACAAGTTTCTGCATCAAGAGACAGCGATGTAGAAGGCTTGCGTAAAATCGTGGATGTTATTCATAAGAATGGGTCTAAGGTTATTGCTCAAATTAATCATGCCGGAGCAGCGGCTCCATACAGCGTAACCGGAATGCCATGTATTAGTGCTAGTGCAGTTTCAAATGTAGGTCTACTCAAAAGAAATGATGCTGTGCCAGAAGAAATGACACAAGAGCAGATTGATCAAATAATCAGTGATTTTGCGATGGCTGCAAGACGTGTAAAAGAAGCCGGTTTTGATGGAGTGGAAATTCACTCTGCACATGGATACTTATTAAATCAATTTTATTCGCCATTAGTTAATAAAAGAAACGATGCTTATACTGGTTCTACTTTGGAAGGCAGATTACGAATCCATCATGAAATCATTGATGCTGTTCGAAAGGAAGTAGGAGAAGACTATATCGTTGCACTTCGTCTTGGCGGATGCGATTATATGGAAGGTGGTTCTACCATTCAAGATAGCGTTGAAGCTTCAAAATTATTTGAAGAATGGGGAGTTAACTTACTGGATATTTCTGGTGGAATGGGCGGATTTATACTACCAGGACATAATGAACCAGGTTATTTTTCGGAAATGACAGAAGCGATCAAGAAGCAAGTCTCAATTCCGGTAATTCTTACAGGTGGTATTACAGATATCAAAGATGCTGATAGATTACTAGAAAATAATAAAGCTGATTTGATCGGTGTTGGAAGAGCAGTCTTTAAAGATTCTAAATGGGCTGAAAAGAATTTCGCTGAAATCGGATAG
- a CDS encoding multi antimicrobial extrusion protein (Na(+)/drug antiporter), MATE family of MDR efflux pumps, with amino-acid sequence MKQKNTLDTDKIGKLVFRLAIPSMLAQFVSVLYSIVDRMYIGNISEVGDTALAAVGVCGPIVTLIAAFASLVGIGGSPLMSIKLGEKDEEGASKILANSFMMLSILSIVLMCVTYLLKDKLLMWFGASQVTFPYANEYLSIYLVGTIFALLSVGMNQFIICQGFATNGMISVLIGAVANLVLDPVFIFGLGMGVRGAALATILSQMASAGYVLWFLFSKKVIIPIRFGGYEGKTMRKIALLGLSPFVIIATDNVLIILLNTVLQRYGGAERGDMLLASATIVQSFMLMVTMPLGGITGGTQTILGYNYGARRPDRILRAQKLIVLLGCGFTFLMFVIAQTVPHLFIQLFTSNPEYVRLCEWAIRISTIGLIPLAVQYAIVDGFTGMGIAKIAITLSLFRKSIYLISLVVIPLYFDISKVFYAETLSDLISPIITTIVYFITIQKVLSKRNQPC; translated from the coding sequence ATGAAACAGAAAAATACATTAGATACTGACAAAATTGGAAAGCTTGTTTTCCGTCTTGCTATTCCATCCATGCTGGCGCAATTCGTCAGTGTCTTATATAGTATCGTTGATAGAATGTATATCGGTAATATATCTGAAGTTGGTGATACTGCGTTGGCTGCAGTTGGAGTATGTGGACCGATCGTAACGCTGATCGCAGCGTTTGCTTCCCTAGTCGGAATTGGCGGATCGCCGTTAATGAGTATTAAGCTGGGGGAAAAGGACGAAGAGGGTGCCTCAAAGATCCTCGCAAATAGTTTTATGATGCTAAGTATCTTATCAATTGTTTTAATGTGTGTCACATATTTACTAAAGGATAAGTTGTTGATGTGGTTTGGAGCGAGCCAAGTAACCTTTCCTTATGCAAATGAATACCTAAGCATTTATCTTGTTGGTACGATCTTTGCATTGCTTTCGGTGGGAATGAATCAATTTATCATTTGTCAGGGATTTGCAACTAACGGAATGATCTCGGTATTGATCGGTGCAGTAGCTAATCTGGTATTAGATCCCGTTTTTATCTTTGGATTAGGTATGGGAGTTCGTGGTGCCGCACTTGCAACGATTCTTTCGCAGATGGCATCGGCTGGTTATGTTCTATGGTTTTTATTTAGTAAGAAGGTTATCATCCCAATTCGATTTGGTGGATATGAAGGAAAGACGATGCGAAAGATAGCCCTTTTAGGCTTGTCTCCTTTTGTTATCATCGCGACGGATAACGTTCTGATCATTTTGTTAAATACAGTACTACAGCGTTATGGTGGAGCAGAGAGAGGAGATATGCTTCTTGCGAGTGCAACCATTGTACAAAGTTTCATGCTGATGGTTACGATGCCACTTGGAGGAATCACAGGCGGAACGCAAACGATCCTTGGTTATAATTATGGGGCGAGAAGACCAGATCGAATTTTACGAGCACAGAAATTAATAGTTTTATTAGGGTGTGGATTTACGTTTTTGATGTTTGTCATTGCGCAGACGGTACCTCATCTATTTATTCAATTATTTACAAGCAATCCAGAATACGTTCGTTTATGTGAGTGGGCAATTCGGATCAGTACGATCGGTTTAATCCCTCTTGCGGTACAATATGCCATCGTTGACGGGTTTACCGGTATGGGAATTGCAAAGATCGCGATCACTTTATCGTTATTTCGAAAAAGTATCTATTTAATCTCGCTTGTCGTGATTCCACTTTACTTTGATATTTCTAAAGTATTTTATGCCGAGACCTTATCGGATTTAATCAGCCCAATTATTACTACAATAGTCTATTTTATTACAATTCAAAAAGTCCTATCTAAGAGAAATCAACCTTGTTAA